One region of Opitutaceae bacterium genomic DNA includes:
- a CDS encoding CTP synthase, with amino-acid sequence MKYVFVTGGVVSSLGKGLTAAALGALLEMRGLTVRIQKFDPYLNVDPGTMSPFQHGEVYVLEDGAETDLDLGHYERFTSGKLSRLNNLTSGQVYESVIQKERRGDYLGKTVQVIPHVTNEIKERIYAGGKDVDVLITEIGGTTGDIEGLPFLEAMRQFALEVGVNDTIFIHVTLVPYLKAAGELKTKPTQQSVAKLREIGIQPDVLVCRCDHPLDSSLRDKLSMFCNVPVKAVIECRDVPHSIYELPLALQKEGMDDLVLDLFGLKIPPPKKNVWEEIVRRVVQPAHEVQIGVVGKYIELQDAYKSVYESLAHAGIANNCRVNVVRIDAEDLEKKGGLAQLKELDGILVPGGFGDRGTEGKIAAARYARVNKVPYYGLCLGLQIAVIEYARNVLKLTEANSTEFDEKSPHPVINMMEEQKKIIDKGATMRLGSYECALTPGTLAHKAYGKSSVRERHRHRYEVNNAYVGQLQRGGMLVSGINPRRNLVEIVEIEKHPWFVGVQFHPEFQSKPSAPHPLFAAFIGAALKGRRKRRTAVRRR; translated from the coding sequence ATGAAGTATGTCTTCGTGACGGGCGGGGTGGTGTCATCCTTGGGCAAGGGCCTGACCGCAGCGGCGCTCGGGGCGCTGCTGGAGATGCGCGGGCTCACGGTGCGGATTCAGAAGTTCGACCCCTACCTGAATGTCGATCCCGGCACGATGAGCCCGTTTCAGCACGGTGAGGTCTATGTGCTCGAGGACGGTGCCGAGACCGATCTCGACCTGGGGCACTACGAACGCTTCACGAGCGGCAAGCTTTCGCGCCTGAACAACCTGACCTCCGGGCAGGTTTACGAGAGTGTCATTCAGAAGGAACGGCGCGGCGACTACCTCGGAAAAACGGTGCAGGTCATCCCGCACGTCACGAATGAGATCAAGGAGCGGATCTATGCCGGGGGCAAGGATGTCGATGTGCTGATCACGGAGATCGGGGGCACGACCGGTGACATCGAAGGCCTGCCGTTCCTTGAGGCGATGCGCCAGTTTGCGCTCGAGGTTGGGGTCAATGACACGATTTTCATCCATGTCACGCTCGTGCCCTACCTGAAGGCGGCGGGTGAATTGAAGACCAAGCCCACGCAGCAGTCGGTGGCGAAGCTGCGCGAGATCGGCATTCAGCCGGATGTGCTCGTGTGCCGCTGCGATCACCCGCTGGACAGCTCGCTGCGCGACAAGCTCTCGATGTTCTGCAATGTGCCGGTCAAGGCGGTCATCGAGTGCCGCGATGTGCCGCATTCGATCTACGAGCTGCCGCTGGCGCTTCAGAAGGAGGGCATGGATGATCTAGTGCTGGATCTTTTCGGGCTCAAGATTCCGCCGCCGAAGAAGAATGTCTGGGAGGAGATCGTGCGCAGGGTGGTGCAGCCCGCGCACGAGGTGCAGATTGGCGTGGTCGGGAAATACATCGAGCTCCAGGACGCCTACAAGTCGGTCTACGAGTCGCTTGCCCACGCAGGCATCGCGAACAACTGCCGCGTCAACGTGGTGCGGATCGATGCCGAGGATCTGGAGAAGAAGGGCGGGCTCGCGCAGCTCAAGGAGCTCGACGGCATTCTTGTGCCCGGAGGCTTCGGTGATCGCGGGACCGAGGGAAAAATCGCCGCGGCGCGGTATGCGCGCGTGAACAAGGTGCCGTACTACGGGCTTTGTCTGGGGCTTCAGATCGCGGTGATCGAGTATGCGCGCAATGTACTCAAGCTGACTGAGGCGAACTCGACGGAGTTTGACGAGAAGTCGCCGCATCCGGTGATCAACATGATGGAGGAGCAGAAGAAGATCATCGACAAGGGGGCGACGATGCGGCTCGGCTCCTACGAGTGTGCGCTGACGCCGGGAACGCTGGCCCACAAGGCGTATGGAAAATCATCGGTTCGCGAACGCCACCGGCATCGCTACGAGGTGAACAATGCCTATGTCGGGCAGTTGCAGCGCGGCGGGATGCTTGTCAGCGGCATCAATCCGCGGCGCAACCTCGTCGAGATTGTGGAGATCGAGAAGCACCCCTGGTTTGTCGGCGTGCAGTTCCACCCCGAATTCCAGTCGAAACCGAGCGCTCCGCACCCCCTGTTCGCGGCCTTCATCGGAGCGGCATTGAAAGGGCGAAGGAAGCGCCGCACCGCGGTGCGCCGCAGGTGA
- the glmS gene encoding glutamine--fructose-6-phosphate transaminase (isomerizing) — MCGIVGYVGKQKAASILIDGLKRLEYRGYDSAGLAVHDGSRLTIVKKVGRVATLAKEAARQPLGSTTGISHTRWATHGGVTDANAHPHLSSDGKIAIVHNGVIENYNSIKRFLLTKGHTFSSETDTEVLCNLIAYHYAKEPVANGSSEHSRLVESVRKALFHVEGTYGIAVLCIDCPSEIVAARKGSPLILGVGSDELLLASDVSAMISRTQNVVYLKDSEIVHLTSKGFHITTLDQADVAPVIDTVNWSVADAELGDFSHYMEKEIFDQPVALENTMRGRFSEDGSTAKFGGLNITASDFRSSDRFVFCGCGTAWHACLVAEHLIERFARIPVEVDYASEFRYRNVPLSNNSLFFVMSQSGETIDTLAALREAKRKGFRVMAINNVVGSTIAREADGGVYQHVGPEIGVASTKAFTSQLMVAAMLALHVARMRDMSFSDGVEYVNALKSAPDLVRKVLTQAAHIKVIAEKYARVTDMLFLGRLSLFPIALEGALKLKEISYIHAEGYPAAEMKHGPIALISEHCPSVFFAPKGELFNKIVSSMQEIKARKGRIIAIVTEGAELPPNLADETIPIPDCHESILPIIATVPVQLLSYYIACARGCDVDKPRNLAKSVTVE, encoded by the coding sequence ATGTGCGGAATCGTCGGATATGTCGGAAAACAGAAGGCGGCCTCGATCCTGATCGACGGCCTCAAGCGGCTTGAGTACCGGGGTTATGACTCGGCGGGCCTCGCCGTGCACGATGGCAGCAGGCTCACCATCGTGAAGAAGGTCGGCCGCGTCGCCACGCTGGCCAAGGAGGCCGCGCGCCAGCCGCTCGGCAGCACCACCGGAATCAGTCACACCCGCTGGGCCACCCACGGCGGCGTCACCGACGCCAACGCGCACCCCCACCTCAGTTCCGACGGCAAAATTGCGATCGTGCACAATGGCGTGATCGAAAACTACAATTCGATCAAACGCTTCCTGCTCACCAAGGGACACACCTTCAGCTCCGAGACCGACACGGAGGTCCTCTGCAATCTCATCGCCTATCACTACGCCAAGGAACCCGTTGCGAACGGATCCAGCGAACACAGCCGGCTGGTTGAAAGCGTTCGCAAGGCGCTATTCCATGTCGAGGGAACCTACGGCATTGCCGTGCTCTGCATCGACTGCCCCTCCGAAATCGTGGCCGCGCGCAAGGGCTCGCCCCTCATTCTGGGCGTCGGCTCCGATGAACTCCTGCTCGCCAGCGATGTCTCGGCCATGATCAGCCGCACCCAGAATGTTGTTTACCTCAAGGACAGCGAGATCGTCCACCTCACGTCAAAGGGCTTCCACATCACCACGCTCGATCAGGCGGACGTCGCACCGGTCATCGACACGGTCAACTGGTCGGTCGCGGACGCGGAGCTGGGCGACTTCTCCCACTACATGGAGAAGGAGATCTTCGACCAGCCTGTCGCCCTGGAAAACACCATGCGCGGGCGCTTCTCCGAGGACGGCAGCACCGCCAAGTTCGGCGGACTCAACATCACCGCCAGCGACTTCCGCTCCTCTGACCGCTTCGTGTTCTGCGGCTGCGGCACGGCCTGGCACGCCTGCCTGGTCGCCGAGCACCTGATCGAGCGCTTCGCCCGCATCCCCGTCGAGGTCGACTACGCCTCCGAGTTCCGCTACCGCAACGTCCCGCTCTCGAACAATTCGCTCTTCTTCGTGATGAGCCAGTCGGGCGAGACCATCGACACCCTGGCCGCCCTGCGCGAAGCCAAACGCAAGGGCTTCCGCGTGATGGCGATCAACAATGTCGTCGGCTCGACCATCGCCCGCGAGGCGGATGGCGGCGTCTACCAGCACGTGGGACCCGAGATCGGCGTCGCCTCGACGAAGGCGTTCACGTCCCAGCTCATGGTGGCCGCCATGCTCGCGCTGCACGTCGCCCGCATGCGCGACATGTCGTTCAGCGACGGCGTCGAATACGTCAACGCGCTCAAGAGCGCGCCGGATTTGGTCCGCAAGGTCCTCACCCAGGCGGCGCACATCAAGGTCATCGCGGAGAAGTACGCCCGCGTGACCGACATGCTGTTTCTGGGCCGGCTCTCGCTATTCCCCATCGCGCTCGAAGGCGCGCTCAAGCTGAAGGAGATTTCCTACATTCACGCGGAGGGCTACCCCGCGGCGGAGATGAAGCACGGCCCCATCGCGCTCATCAGCGAGCACTGTCCGTCGGTCTTCTTCGCGCCCAAGGGGGAGCTCTTCAACAAGATCGTTTCCTCAATGCAGGAGATCAAGGCGCGCAAGGGGAGGATCATCGCGATCGTGACCGAGGGCGCCGAACTCCCGCCAAACCTCGCCGACGAGACTATTCCGATTCCCGACTGCCACGAGTCGATCCTGCCGATCATCGCCACCGTGCCCGTGCAGCTCCTCAGCTACTACATCGCCTGCGCCCGCGGCTGCGACGTCGACAAGCCCCGCAACCTGGCCAAGTCCGTGACGGTCGAGTAG
- a CDS encoding archaeosortase/exosortase family protein, with translation MPHLKKFLIASAGVTLAMLPLLVPFFSFSLENTLYSHVILIPFVSAYFIYLRREKFEANLGGIQWLAVVTLLGAGASLYYRLAGQPASPENAMAAVAFAYVACIWTAALLTLGRANLKRLLFPLLFLLFIIPFPTQVEAGIERFLQYGSAECAYGMFSLADTTLYREGLVFNLPGISLQVAPECSGIRSSLVLLITSIVGGQLFLRSKVNRVALALFVIPLALVRNGFRVFVLGELCVHVGPHMIDSAIHHQGGPIFFLLSLIPFFGFVWLLMKWERRKGAADGIAGKPASESSSSGV, from the coding sequence GTGCCTCACCTGAAAAAATTCCTGATTGCATCCGCGGGTGTGACGCTTGCGATGCTGCCGTTGCTGGTGCCGTTCTTCTCGTTCTCGCTCGAGAATACGCTGTATTCGCACGTCATACTCATACCGTTCGTCAGCGCCTACTTCATCTACCTGAGGAGGGAAAAATTCGAGGCGAACTTGGGAGGCATTCAGTGGCTCGCTGTTGTCACACTGCTGGGCGCCGGGGCGAGTCTGTACTATCGCCTGGCCGGGCAGCCGGCGTCGCCGGAAAATGCGATGGCTGCGGTTGCGTTTGCCTATGTGGCCTGCATCTGGACCGCGGCGCTGCTCACGCTCGGTCGCGCGAATCTCAAGCGGCTCCTTTTCCCCCTGCTGTTCCTGTTGTTCATCATTCCCTTTCCAACGCAGGTGGAGGCGGGCATCGAGCGGTTTCTCCAGTATGGATCGGCCGAGTGCGCGTACGGGATGTTCAGCCTCGCGGACACGACGCTCTACCGGGAGGGGCTGGTCTTCAACCTTCCCGGCATCAGCCTGCAGGTCGCACCCGAATGCAGCGGCATCCGCTCCTCGCTCGTGCTGCTCATCACGAGCATCGTCGGCGGGCAGCTCTTCCTCCGATCGAAGGTGAATCGTGTGGCCCTGGCGCTTTTTGTGATTCCGCTGGCGCTGGTGCGCAATGGATTCCGGGTCTTTGTTCTGGGCGAGCTTTGCGTGCATGTCGGGCCGCACATGATCGACAGCGCCATCCATCATCAGGGCGGCCCGATTTTCTTCCTGCTGTCGCTGATTCCCTTCTTCGGATTCGTGTGGCTCCTGATGAAATGGGAGCGACGCAAGGGAGCGGCTGATGGAATTGCGGGAAAACCCGCGAGCGAATCCAGCTCCTCCGGGGTCTGA
- a CDS encoding adenosine kinase — MQSSGSARSHFDLIGVGSPIMDLMAPIPDAFLRRVAGEKGGMVLVNDAEMQSILQMLPTAPAQSTGGSAANVTFNASRLGLRTTFLGKLGNDAVARRYRSEFEGAGVDGSRFKQGDQANARCLAMVTPDAQRTLRTDLGAALTLAPEEIRVSDFAGCRHAHIEGYLAFNRALAESALAAARGAGSTVSFDLSSFEVVGATRDWLFSQFKHGIDVVFANEDEIRALFPSRATATYDDLARELGSLGVLAAVKVGADGAWLAQNGSIERIEPVRVPDVVDTNGAGDAWAAGFLYGYLHGWPHRRSGALASHMGAETVRHMGPIIPSTHWSEVKTRGLSPAAVRSPTELEGHAPS; from the coding sequence ATGCAATCATCTGGTTCCGCACGCTCGCACTTCGATCTCATCGGGGTCGGCTCGCCCATCATGGATCTTATGGCGCCCATTCCTGACGCTTTCCTCAGGCGGGTCGCCGGAGAAAAGGGCGGCATGGTGCTCGTCAATGACGCGGAAATGCAGTCGATCCTTCAAATGCTGCCGACAGCCCCGGCGCAGTCGACGGGCGGCTCGGCCGCGAACGTGACCTTCAATGCGAGCCGTCTCGGCCTGCGCACAACCTTTCTCGGAAAACTGGGAAACGATGCCGTTGCGCGGCGCTACCGTTCGGAATTCGAGGGCGCCGGCGTTGACGGATCCCGCTTCAAGCAGGGCGACCAGGCCAATGCCCGGTGTCTGGCCATGGTGACTCCGGACGCGCAGCGCACGCTGCGCACCGACTTGGGGGCCGCCCTGACGCTGGCCCCGGAGGAGATTCGCGTGTCAGACTTCGCAGGCTGCCGGCATGCGCACATCGAGGGCTACCTGGCTTTCAATCGAGCACTCGCGGAAAGCGCCCTGGCGGCGGCCCGCGGGGCCGGAAGCACCGTCAGTTTCGACCTCTCCTCCTTTGAAGTCGTGGGTGCCACGCGCGACTGGCTTTTTTCCCAGTTCAAGCACGGGATCGATGTCGTGTTCGCCAACGAGGACGAAATTCGCGCCCTGTTTCCCTCCCGCGCCACGGCAACCTACGACGACCTTGCCAGGGAACTCGGTTCACTCGGGGTCCTGGCCGCGGTCAAAGTCGGCGCCGACGGCGCATGGCTGGCGCAGAATGGTTCGATCGAACGCATCGAGCCGGTGCGCGTGCCCGATGTCGTCGACACCAACGGCGCGGGCGATGCCTGGGCCGCGGGTTTTCTCTACGGCTACCTGCACGGCTGGCCGCACCGCCGCAGCGGCGCCCTCGCATCCCACATGGGAGCCGAAACCGTCCGCCACATGGGCCCCATCATCCCCTCGACCCATTGGTCTGAAGTAAAGACCCGCGGACTTTCACCCGCCGCCGTCCGATCCCCGACCGAATTGGAGGGGCACGCTCCGTCGTGA
- a CDS encoding glycosyltransferase family 4 protein, with product MSICGPRILFVGSSWPHGGSFGGQIRSLNLARALGTLGPVTVSVVGSAADDAEARRLTAEEFAVGQVVPGLSTPNRSVAAKLRRMLDPRFMNVHGLSVDPAERQRFMASLGAYDLVWVFNSRTANILGIWNWPRTHLDIDDVPSTYARSARQAVRGWLARGKLRLEEASLKRREVLFPERFSTLSVCSEADKAYLGGGERMHVIPNGYDAPAHEPSRNADEFFRVGFIGLYSYAPNRRGVEWFWRLVWPQIKRAFPQARLRLAGRGSELLDVPDAPDVDRLGFVADAAAEIATWSLMIVPVREGGGTRIKIAEGFARKCPVVATSLGAFGYEVTDRVHLRLADSDTAFAEACNGILANPREAAEMADRAFKAFQNKWTWQAIRPRIVEAAQDCLRRR from the coding sequence ATGAGCATCTGCGGTCCGCGAATACTTTTTGTCGGTTCATCCTGGCCTCACGGAGGGAGCTTTGGTGGGCAGATTCGGTCGCTCAATCTGGCGCGCGCATTGGGCACGCTGGGGCCGGTAACGGTTTCCGTTGTCGGGTCGGCGGCTGACGATGCCGAGGCGCGGCGGCTGACCGCGGAGGAGTTTGCCGTCGGACAGGTCGTCCCCGGGCTTTCCACCCCGAATCGCTCCGTGGCCGCCAAGCTGCGTCGCATGCTGGATCCGCGGTTCATGAACGTGCACGGGCTAAGCGTGGATCCGGCTGAGCGGCAGCGGTTCATGGCCTCGCTGGGCGCCTACGATCTCGTCTGGGTTTTCAATTCAAGGACCGCCAACATCCTCGGCATCTGGAACTGGCCGCGCACGCACCTCGACATCGATGACGTGCCCAGCACCTATGCGCGTTCGGCGCGACAGGCGGTGCGGGGTTGGCTGGCGAGGGGCAAACTGCGCCTGGAGGAGGCGTCCCTGAAGCGGCGCGAGGTCCTGTTCCCGGAGCGCTTCAGCACGCTTTCAGTCTGCAGCGAGGCGGACAAGGCCTACCTGGGCGGCGGCGAACGCATGCACGTCATCCCCAATGGCTACGATGCGCCGGCGCACGAACCTTCGCGGAACGCCGATGAATTCTTTCGCGTGGGTTTCATCGGGCTCTATTCGTACGCACCGAATCGCCGCGGGGTGGAATGGTTCTGGAGGCTGGTGTGGCCGCAGATCAAGAGGGCTTTCCCTCAGGCGCGGCTGCGGCTGGCTGGACGCGGCAGCGAGTTGCTGGACGTGCCGGATGCACCGGACGTCGACAGGCTCGGTTTCGTGGCGGATGCGGCGGCGGAGATCGCCACCTGGTCGCTCATGATCGTGCCGGTCCGCGAGGGCGGAGGGACGCGCATCAAGATCGCGGAGGGTTTTGCTAGGAAATGCCCTGTGGTGGCGACCTCGCTCGGCGCGTTCGGCTACGAGGTGACCGACCGCGTGCACCTGCGCCTGGCCGACAGCGACACGGCGTTTGCGGAAGCCTGCAACGGCATCCTGGCCAATCCGAGAGAGGCCGCGGAGATGGCGGATCGGGCGTTCAAGGCGTTTCAGAATAAGTGGACCTGGCAGGCCATTCGACCGCGGATCGTCGAGGCGGCGCAGGACTGCCTGCGCCGGAGGTGA
- a CDS encoding ABC transporter permease has product MDPVVIRPRRSSVHYWAEVWKFRELLGLLAWRDLLVRYKQTSLGILWALLRPLLSMLILTLVFSYFGKLPSGPAPYALMVLCGLLPWQFFSAAMSESGNSLVNSSYLIAKVYFPRLIVPISSLVPACMDFLASLGLLSGLMLFHGYAPSPNLVFLPLFIVLALAASLAMGIGLSALIARYRDIRYILPFAVQMGLFLSPVGMQTRIVPEQFRLLYSLNPMVGIIDGFRWSILGDAYPVAVESVVISAVVVAVLLGAGVAYFRAIERTFADIL; this is encoded by the coding sequence ATGGACCCCGTTGTCATTCGTCCGCGGCGCTCGAGCGTGCATTATTGGGCCGAGGTGTGGAAATTTCGCGAGTTGCTCGGCTTGCTTGCCTGGAGGGATCTGCTGGTGCGCTACAAGCAGACGAGCCTTGGCATTCTGTGGGCGCTTCTGCGGCCGCTTTTGTCGATGCTGATCCTGACTCTCGTCTTCAGTTATTTTGGAAAGCTCCCGTCCGGACCCGCACCGTACGCGCTCATGGTGCTCTGCGGGCTACTGCCGTGGCAGTTTTTTTCCGCCGCGATGTCCGAAAGCGGCAACAGCCTGGTCAACAGCTCGTACCTGATAGCCAAGGTCTATTTTCCCCGCCTGATCGTCCCCATCAGCAGTCTGGTCCCGGCTTGCATGGATTTCCTGGCATCCCTGGGGTTGCTGTCTGGGTTGATGCTCTTCCACGGGTATGCGCCGTCGCCCAACCTCGTGTTTCTTCCGCTCTTCATTGTCCTGGCGCTCGCGGCTTCGCTCGCGATGGGCATCGGCCTCTCGGCGTTGATCGCGCGGTATCGGGATATCCGATACATCCTCCCGTTCGCGGTGCAGATGGGCTTGTTCCTTTCGCCCGTGGGCATGCAGACGCGGATCGTTCCCGAGCAATTTCGGCTTCTCTATTCGCTGAACCCGATGGTGGGGATCATCGACGGCTTCCGCTGGTCGATCCTCGGAGACGCGTACCCGGTTGCGGTGGAAAGCGTCGTCATTTCAGCGGTGGTCGTCGCCGTGCTCCTGGGCGCTGGCGTCGCCTACTTCAGGGCCATCGAGCGCACCTTTGCGGACATTCTCTGA
- a CDS encoding tetratricopeptide repeat protein: MLNRQTGISFLGVCVALLLVAGCSVESRKASHTRRAEEYLAEGRLDRAEIEYLNVLRLDPKAGDPLGKLGLIYFEQGQLGRALPYLARAIEINGKDLTSRAKLASLLLSVGNRTQAATEAEKILEQDPGHPEAIVMLAECASTPDEIRKVMDRLDRAGEGRESSAAAWAARGILLAKEGKPGDALQALTKAVEIDDAFAPAHSALAALHVAREQTAQAEREFARASELAGPRSPKTLQYALFKARSGDVPGARRILEDVIKQAPDYVPAVLRLADVMAKEGQYAEAEKVLQPILTRVPNHPEALLVRSRIYLAEGRPDKAGVDVDLLTRMYPNSPEAHFEAARVFLAKGDPARALDSLHLAIEANPEYWDAILLKARVHLNQGEAVMAGKLLTGLLEKQPANGDALFLLVDAWRAQKNLSAALETCETLERYHPNREAVAYLRGELLRQLNRPVEARAAFEQALIRDPNSVRALDELVILDVQDRHLEQAVARVQAEVRRRPDVAGLRTTLGKLNLIRRDPARAEEQLKQAVMLDPKSSLAHVLLARLYLDTDRQDLAIASLVEVVALNPRDEGAAMLLASLYEKRGDIGSARKAYENLIQAVPNAAPALNNLACLLEKHTKELERAYELARRARELLPGDASVADTLGWILYRKGEYKLALAMLRESAAKSPAAAEAHHRLGMVLYLLGSEKEALAELSQAVRLGLAADGREDAVSRISILELRAGGAEKADDAVLRARLAAHPSDPLALITRGDFALARGQPDQAMESYHEAALSSPQNGLAQMGLARAEFARGNTSRALDYARDARTLMPESVDALALLGRLAFASGDFTWASTLLQDAFRQRATDPSIALDAARAAYSQGRIEDALRVFAVVAARSPTKDLEEQVELIRAQAGGAPYAASVVALARVRLRSHPEDVPSLMVVAGAGEAGETAQALETVLKLYPDFAPAKRELALFLARQSEKNDDRVVKIASQALDVYHGDLALVKVLALSTARLGRYQVALPLLERAVEANKSDAKLWYYLGVTRQGVGSRDSARTALETAVQLGGLSSELAEDARKRIERLRIKDGE; this comes from the coding sequence GTGCTGAATCGACAAACAGGCATTTCGTTTCTGGGGGTGTGCGTGGCACTGCTGCTTGTCGCGGGCTGTTCCGTGGAGTCGCGCAAGGCGAGCCACACGCGGCGTGCGGAGGAGTATCTCGCGGAGGGCAGGCTGGATCGCGCCGAGATCGAGTATCTGAATGTGCTCAGGCTCGACCCCAAGGCGGGCGATCCACTGGGAAAACTGGGGCTGATTTATTTCGAACAGGGACAGCTCGGGCGCGCGCTGCCATATCTTGCGCGGGCCATTGAGATCAATGGAAAGGATCTGACCTCCCGTGCCAAACTCGCCTCGCTGCTGCTCTCCGTGGGCAACCGCACCCAGGCGGCCACTGAAGCGGAGAAGATTCTGGAACAGGATCCGGGCCACCCGGAGGCCATCGTGATGCTTGCGGAGTGCGCGTCGACCCCGGACGAGATCAGGAAGGTCATGGACCGCCTCGACCGGGCGGGTGAGGGCAGGGAGTCGAGTGCCGCGGCGTGGGCGGCGCGCGGGATTCTTCTGGCGAAGGAGGGCAAACCCGGGGACGCGCTGCAGGCGCTGACGAAGGCGGTGGAAATCGACGACGCCTTCGCCCCCGCGCACTCGGCACTGGCGGCGCTGCATGTTGCCAGGGAACAAACGGCGCAGGCGGAGCGCGAGTTTGCCCGGGCGTCTGAGCTCGCCGGACCGAGGTCTCCGAAAACGCTGCAGTATGCGCTGTTCAAGGCGCGCTCGGGCGATGTGCCTGGTGCGCGCCGCATATTGGAGGACGTGATCAAGCAGGCACCGGACTACGTGCCGGCGGTCCTGCGGCTGGCCGATGTCATGGCGAAGGAGGGGCAGTACGCGGAGGCGGAGAAGGTGCTCCAGCCGATTCTGACCCGTGTGCCCAACCATCCGGAAGCACTGCTGGTGAGGAGCCGGATCTATCTCGCGGAAGGGCGCCCGGACAAGGCTGGCGTCGATGTGGATCTTCTGACGCGCATGTATCCGAATTCGCCCGAGGCGCACTTTGAGGCGGCCCGGGTTTTTCTTGCCAAGGGTGATCCGGCGCGCGCCCTCGACAGCCTGCACCTCGCGATCGAAGCGAACCCGGAGTACTGGGACGCCATCCTGCTCAAGGCGCGCGTGCACCTGAACCAGGGTGAGGCTGTGATGGCCGGCAAACTCCTGACCGGTCTGCTGGAAAAACAGCCGGCAAACGGGGACGCGCTCTTCCTGCTCGTCGACGCCTGGCGCGCGCAGAAGAACCTGTCCGCCGCGCTGGAGACCTGCGAGACGCTGGAGCGCTACCATCCGAATCGTGAAGCAGTGGCCTACCTGCGCGGCGAGCTGCTGCGGCAGTTGAACCGCCCGGTCGAGGCCCGCGCGGCGTTCGAGCAGGCGCTCATCCGTGATCCGAACTCGGTGCGCGCGCTCGACGAACTCGTCATCCTCGACGTGCAGGACCGCCATCTCGAGCAGGCGGTGGCGCGGGTGCAGGCCGAGGTCCGGCGAAGACCGGATGTGGCGGGGCTCCGCACCACGCTCGGAAAGCTGAATCTCATCCGAAGGGATCCGGCGCGGGCCGAGGAGCAGTTGAAGCAGGCGGTGATGCTGGATCCGAAGTCTTCGCTGGCGCATGTCCTGCTGGCCCGCCTGTATCTGGACACGGACAGGCAGGATCTGGCGATCGCGAGCCTGGTCGAGGTGGTGGCGTTGAATCCGCGCGACGAAGGCGCGGCGATGCTGCTGGCGTCACTTTATGAAAAGCGCGGCGACATCGGCAGCGCCAGGAAGGCGTATGAGAACCTGATCCAGGCGGTGCCCAATGCGGCACCCGCCCTGAACAACCTCGCGTGCCTCCTGGAGAAGCACACGAAGGAGCTGGAGCGCGCCTACGAACTCGCGCGGCGCGCCCGCGAGCTGCTGCCGGGCGATGCGTCGGTCGCCGACACGCTGGGCTGGATCCTGTATCGGAAAGGTGAATACAAACTGGCGCTGGCGATGCTGCGCGAAAGCGCGGCGAAGTCGCCGGCCGCGGCGGAGGCGCATCACCGGCTGGGCATGGTCCTGTATCTCCTTGGCAGCGAGAAGGAGGCGCTGGCGGAGCTGTCGCAGGCGGTGCGGCTCGGCCTGGCGGCGGACGGAAGGGAGGATGCGGTATCCAGGATTTCAATACTTGAGCTGAGGGCCGGCGGGGCGGAAAAGGCGGATGACGCGGTGCTGCGGGCGCGGCTCGCGGCACACCCGTCGGATCCGCTTGCGCTGATCACGCGCGGAGATTTTGCTCTCGCGCGCGGGCAGCCCGATCAGGCGATGGAGAGCTACCATGAGGCGGCGCTGTCGAGTCCCCAGAACGGGCTCGCCCAGATGGGGCTTGCGCGGGCGGAGTTTGCGCGCGGCAACACGTCCCGTGCTCTGGATTATGCGCGTGACGCGCGGACCCTGATGCCGGAGAGCGTTGATGCCCTTGCCCTGCTGGGGAGGCTGGCCTTCGCCTCGGGCGATTTTACCTGGGCCAGCACGCTGCTGCAGGACGCCTTTCGGCAGCGCGCCACCGATCCCTCGATCGCGCTGGATGCCGCGCGGGCCGCCTACAGCCAGGGAAGAATCGAGGATGCGCTTCGGGTTTTTGCGGTTGTGGCGGCGCGTTCACCGACGAAGGACCTGGAGGAGCAGGTGGAACTGATTCGCGCCCAAGCCGGCGGTGCGCCGTACGCGGCGTCGGTTGTCGCTCTGGCGCGGGTCCGATTGAGGAGCCATCCGGAGGATGTGCCGTCGCTGATGGTGGTGGCGGGTGCGGGGGAGGCTGGGGAGACGGCTCAGGCGCTTGAGACCGTGCTGAAGCTCTATCCGGATTTTGCGCCGGCGAAGCGTGAGCTTGCGCTCTTTCTGGCGAGGCAGTCGGAGAAGAACGATGACCGGGTGGTCAAAATCGCCTCGCAGGCGCTGGATGTTTATCATGGTGATCTCGCGCTGGTGAAGGTGCTCGCGCTTTCAACGGCGCGCCTTGGCCGCTACCAGGTGGCGCTGCCGCTGCTGGAGCGTGCGGTCGAGGCGAACAAGAGCGACGCGAAGCTGTGGTACTACCTGGGTGTGACCCGGCAAGGAGTGGGAAGCCGGGATTCGGCAAGGACCGCGCTGGAGACCGCGGTGCAACTCGGCGGGCTGTCGTCCGAGCTTGCGGAGGACGCGCGGAAGCGGATCGAACGTCTGCGGATCAAGGATGGGGAATAG